From Flavipsychrobacter sp., a single genomic window includes:
- a CDS encoding imelysin family protein, which produces MRPLYVLIRNKLKEMKKRLLSTGLLIVLATTIITSCSKKEENKNSSNDLDRKPMLEHYANNYIIPAYADMTQKLNALKTSVAAFTTTPNATTLGALRTSYRTAYITWQKVDMLEFGPGADATLRNFINIYPASTTKVNDNISSNSYDLEAFGNKDAQGFPALDYLINGAASTDQLIVDQYTTDPQANNRKQYLLAIANKMLEKVTNVSNTWSNYKDDFINNTGIDVSSSLTVMVNGYVQYYERNLRAGKIGLPVGAMTGFASPQIVEAYYMPELSKELALTALNAIKDFYTGKGYNGTNGASMQSYLAALGTKDNDGSLIADVVVKEIDEAITALQNLNTTILNGVQNNRTEVLEIYEQLQDVVPLLKVDMVSAFSISITYVDNDGD; this is translated from the coding sequence ATGAGACCGCTTTACGTGTTAATAAGAAACAAACTAAAGGAGATGAAAAAAAGGTTGTTATCAACAGGGTTATTGATCGTACTGGCAACTACGATAATAACCAGTTGCTCCAAAAAAGAGGAGAATAAAAACTCATCTAACGATCTAGACAGGAAGCCCATGTTGGAGCATTATGCCAACAACTATATCATACCTGCGTATGCAGATATGACGCAAAAACTAAATGCTCTAAAAACTAGCGTAGCCGCATTCACTACAACACCTAACGCTACTACATTAGGTGCGTTACGCACCTCTTATAGAACAGCCTATATCACTTGGCAAAAAGTAGATATGCTGGAGTTTGGTCCGGGTGCTGATGCTACCCTAAGAAATTTCATTAATATCTACCCTGCTTCTACCACAAAGGTGAATGACAATATATCATCCAATAGTTATGACTTGGAAGCTTTTGGTAATAAAGATGCACAAGGTTTCCCGGCATTAGATTATCTAATAAATGGTGCAGCAAGTACTGACCAACTAATAGTTGACCAATACACTACAGACCCTCAGGCTAACAACAGAAAGCAATATTTATTAGCTATCGCCAATAAGATGCTGGAAAAAGTAACCAACGTTAGTAACACATGGAGCAACTATAAGGATGATTTCATCAACAATACGGGAATCGATGTCAGTAGTAGTCTTACTGTGATGGTGAATGGCTATGTACAATACTACGAGCGTAATTTGCGTGCCGGTAAAATTGGTTTGCCTGTAGGAGCTATGACAGGCTTTGCTTCACCACAAATAGTTGAAGCATACTATATGCCAGAATTATCAAAAGAGCTAGCGCTAACAGCACTCAATGCCATTAAAGATTTCTATACAGGCAAAGGATATAATGGCACTAACGGCGCTAGTATGCAATCTTACTTAGCAGCGTTGGGCACAAAAGATAATGACGGTAGCCTTATTGCCGATGTTGTTGTTAAAGAAATAGATGAAGCTATAACCGCATTACAAAATTTAAATACAACTATCCTCAACGGCGTTCAAAACAACCGTACTGAAGTATTGGAAATCTACGAGCAACTACAAGATGTTGTTCCGCTACTTAAAGTAGACATGGTTTCCGCATTTAGTATTTCTATCACTTATGTAGATAATGATGGTGACTAA